From Microcystis aeruginosa NIES-2549, a single genomic window includes:
- a CDS encoding GAF domain-containing protein: MEKLTNLDRIAEEILGLIPTETVIIAEFDGDSIYYRAGAGKNTGAIVGKRGDIATSGLCTVVYRDSCPVVVGQTLGDNRIRQDIAVALGIKTALAVPIRVNNQLFGAVMLLNRLDGQELTDRDSLLVEEYLNSLLRNEG, from the coding sequence ATGGAAAAATTAACTAATCTCGATCGCATTGCTGAAGAAATTTTAGGTTTAATTCCAACAGAAACGGTTATCATTGCCGAATTTGACGGTGATAGTATTTATTATCGGGCGGGTGCGGGTAAAAACACCGGGGCAATTGTGGGCAAAAGGGGTGATATTGCCACGTCGGGATTGTGTACGGTGGTTTACCGGGATAGTTGTCCGGTGGTGGTGGGACAAACTCTCGGAGATAATCGCATCCGTCAGGATATAGCGGTCGCTTTGGGGATAAAAACGGCTTTAGCTGTGCCAATTAGGGTTAATAATCAGTTATTTGGCGCAGTAATGCTTTTAAATCGTCTCGATGGTCAGGAATTGACCGATCGAGATAGTTTGTTAGTGGAGGAATATCTGAACTCGCTACTCAGAAATGAGGGATAG
- a CDS encoding RRXRR domain-containing protein yields the protein MARVPVISKDGKPLMPTKPSRARRWIKEGKAIGKFNDLGIFYVQLTDEPSDSKTQPIAIGIDPGKLFSGIGVQSSLFTLWKAHLELPFKRVKERMDNRCLMRRGRRGRRINRQLPFNLRAHRQKRFSNRRTGKLAPSIRANRQLELRVVSELTKIYPITDIYFEYIKADIDITSGRKGAKSGKGFSSVMVGQKWAIEQLSQLATVHTRFGWQTSNLRKYLRLEKSKNKAEQSPESHANDGIALACFQFLDYWPFHNSNGHGYDWKGSVKVTNAPFAVIKRPPVSRRQLHLMVFSKGGKRRKYGGSTTRHGFRKGDLVSSPKGIGYVSGDTEKQLSVSDTSWKRLGQIAVSKIQLIRRSNGLIVSR from the coding sequence ATGGCAAGAGTTCCTGTTATCTCAAAAGACGGAAAACCGTTAATGCCCACCAAACCCAGTCGGGCTAGACGGTGGATTAAGGAAGGAAAAGCTATCGGTAAATTCAACGACTTAGGTATTTTCTATGTCCAGCTAACCGATGAACCTTCCGATAGTAAAACCCAACCGATTGCCATTGGTATTGACCCGGGTAAATTATTTTCGGGAATTGGCGTTCAATCCTCTCTTTTTACTCTTTGGAAGGCTCACTTAGAACTTCCTTTTAAACGAGTAAAAGAGCGGATGGACAATCGGTGCTTAATGCGAAGAGGACGTAGAGGAAGACGGATTAACCGCCAACTTCCTTTTAATCTAAGAGCGCATCGACAAAAACGATTTTCAAATAGAAGAACAGGAAAATTAGCTCCCTCAATCAGAGCTAATCGTCAACTTGAACTTCGAGTCGTTTCCGAACTAACCAAAATCTATCCAATTACCGATATTTATTTTGAGTACATCAAAGCCGATATTGATATAACTTCTGGTAGAAAAGGAGCTAAGTCTGGAAAAGGTTTCTCGTCGGTTATGGTCGGACAAAAATGGGCTATTGAGCAACTGTCTCAATTGGCAACAGTCCATACTCGCTTTGGTTGGCAAACCTCTAATCTCAGAAAGTATTTGCGACTAGAAAAGTCCAAAAATAAAGCAGAACAATCACCCGAAAGTCATGCTAACGATGGAATTGCTCTTGCCTGTTTTCAGTTTTTAGATTATTGGCCATTTCACAATTCTAATGGTCATGGATATGATTGGAAGGGTTCTGTTAAAGTAACAAACGCTCCCTTTGCTGTCATCAAACGTCCTCCTGTTAGTCGTCGTCAACTTCACCTGATGGTTTTTTCTAAGGGTGGTAAACGACGTAAATATGGTGGCTCTACCACAAGACATGGGTTCCGTAAAGGAGATTTAGTTTCTTCTCCCAAAGGGATTGGTTATGTAAGTGGAGATACCGAAAAACAGCTATCTGTAAGCGATACCAGTTGGAAACGATTGGGACAGATAGCTGTTAGTAAGATTCAGTTAATTCGTCGTTCTAACGGTTTAATTGTTTCTCGCTAA
- a CDS encoding AAA family ATPase, which yields MKDNTPRVTSLKSYLQHLPQDASEAIVSTNFAPYLISYLGFSTTEIIPQYDTGGGGITDFATRRNLENDIFLQTKSNPFLLIELKGRDINLTENSPSYKATVNQLKRQLLGNNCKAAQWGIITNGSHIQLFRKHGKIIFPATTCIAITPENIDETVARIKTKIDNTPKALTVTVYNNKGGVGKTTTTVNLAAFLAFLGKKVLVLDFDFNQRDLTKSILNINPEDGLLEKALTDRNIDLKSVIIPYTFKNPKRQITFDVVPADPKMADYPDFQYNSQMKIFTLHRKLDLARYEYDYIFIDAAPNWRFPSQLAVYAADVVLLPTKHNNSFSLHNAAIAIKEFLPPMQKLKKDGTPIALPIFFNGEKITQPQLEIAQKEINQILKNDKNLVHYFYPKYTPASKNSHIHHLPEYAIIASAAFARVPAVYKHISVYEYYKDLAKEYFLQ from the coding sequence ATGAAAGATAACACCCCCAGAGTAACAAGTCTCAAATCTTATCTTCAGCATTTGCCTCAAGATGCGTCGGAAGCGATCGTTAGCACCAACTTTGCACCTTACCTGATATCATATTTAGGATTTTCAACCACGGAGATAATTCCACAGTACGACACGGGAGGCGGTGGGATTACCGACTTTGCCACTCGGAGAAACCTAGAAAACGATATTTTTTTGCAGACAAAGAGTAATCCTTTTCTGCTAATAGAGTTAAAAGGTAGAGATATTAACCTAACTGAAAATAGTCCAAGTTATAAGGCAACTGTCAATCAGTTAAAGCGTCAGTTATTAGGGAATAACTGTAAAGCAGCCCAATGGGGAATTATCACTAACGGTTCACACATCCAGTTATTTAGAAAACATGGTAAAATCATTTTTCCTGCCACTACTTGCATAGCAATAACTCCTGAGAACATTGATGAGACCGTAGCTCGGATCAAGACAAAAATTGACAATACTCCCAAAGCATTAACGGTTACTGTTTACAATAATAAAGGCGGTGTAGGCAAAACCACCACAACCGTAAATCTTGCCGCTTTCCTTGCCTTTTTAGGTAAAAAAGTTTTAGTTTTAGACTTTGATTTTAATCAACGAGATTTAACTAAATCTATCCTAAATATAAACCCAGAAGATGGCCTACTAGAAAAGGCTTTAACTGATCGCAATATTGATCTAAAATCAGTGATTATTCCCTATACTTTTAAGAATCCAAAACGACAAATTACCTTCGACGTTGTTCCTGCTGATCCTAAAATGGCAGACTATCCGGACTTTCAGTATAATTCTCAAATGAAAATATTCACTCTCCATAGAAAATTAGACTTAGCTAGATATGAATATGATTACATCTTTATAGATGCAGCTCCCAATTGGCGATTTCCTAGCCAGCTGGCTGTTTATGCTGCTGATGTTGTCCTCTTACCCACAAAACATAACAATTCATTCTCCCTTCATAATGCAGCTATTGCCATCAAGGAGTTTCTGCCGCCAATGCAAAAATTAAAAAAAGATGGGACTCCCATAGCCTTACCAATTTTTTTCAACGGTGAGAAGATTACTCAACCACAGTTAGAGATTGCCCAAAAAGAAATTAATCAAATACTAAAAAATGACAAAAACCTTGTACACTATTTTTATCCCAAATACACTCCTGCCAGTAAAAATTCACATATTCATCACCTGCCAGAATACGCTATTATAGCCAGTGCTGCTTTCGCTCGCGTGCCGGCCGTTTATAAACATATTTCCGTTTATGAGTATTACAAAGACTTAGCAAAGGAGTATTTTTTACAATGA
- a CDS encoding Rho termination factor N-terminal domain-containing protein — protein sequence MMEYTDIGTLKYLYLDEIEITNGTDADSFLIEVAAKLLQQTGGRNWLPVIVKELSEDRYEVIGNSFVYAVAERAGLERIWCIIADGTEDARNISRVLAREETPKLNLSTASREEIKSALQFLIEQPNSPLKTVKLATATARIDEAPRQFWKSLDSIVALKCGITKGKGLDLLKTVFYLTPESQQDAVIEEFSEETLKLKTVSELKTLAKEKGIVGLSKMKKAELVRILAQ from the coding sequence ATGATGGAATATACCGATATTGGTACTTTGAAGTATCTCTACTTAGATGAAATAGAAATTACCAATGGGACCGATGCTGATAGTTTTTTAATTGAAGTTGCTGCCAAACTATTACAGCAGACAGGTGGACGCAATTGGCTGCCTGTAATCGTCAAAGAACTATCAGAGGATCGCTATGAAGTTATCGGCAACTCATTTGTTTATGCTGTGGCTGAAAGGGCTGGACTAGAAAGAATTTGGTGTATTATTGCCGATGGAACAGAAGATGCTAGGAATATATCCAGAGTTTTGGCAAGAGAAGAAACCCCAAAACTAAATCTTTCAACAGCTTCAAGAGAAGAAATTAAATCTGCTTTACAGTTCTTAATTGAACAACCGAATAGCCCCCTAAAAACAGTTAAATTAGCTACTGCTACTGCTAGGATTGATGAAGCTCCCCGTCAATTCTGGAAGAGTTTAGATTCAATTGTTGCCCTCAAGTGTGGAATTACAAAAGGGAAGGGATTAGATTTACTCAAAACTGTCTTTTATCTCACTCCTGAATCTCAACAAGATGCAGTGATTGAGGAATTTTCAGAAGAAACTCTCAAACTCAAGACTGTTTCCGAATTAAAGACTCTAGCCAAAGAAAAAGGAATCGTTGGTTTAAGCAAGATGAAGAAAGCAGAGCTAGTCAGAATATTAGCGCAATAA
- a CDS encoding lysophospholipid acyltransferase family protein, producing the protein MKLLTPLSTSRLILDTTRTSLFTVGQENLPGQGVAIVVSNHRSFLDAPILIQALGKTLPIACHHYMGKTPLLRELIGELGCFPFDTPEKRHRTFFRQATDFLQSGRWIGLFPEGGSPMLNLTAPRQISRFQSGFAHLALRCPVENLFVLPVAILSESETVISPFPVRLLRWLDTTEPLFDQDGWHPVVFYHRVKVAIGRPYGITESDRSDYQGKQGKKALNRLIGHCQSEISDLLLKG; encoded by the coding sequence ATGAAGCTGCTTACCCCCCTATCCACCTCTCGTTTAATTCTTGATACCACGCGCACGAGTCTGTTTACCGTCGGTCAAGAAAATCTACCCGGCCAAGGAGTGGCGATCGTGGTAAGTAACCATCGCAGCTTTTTGGACGCGCCGATCTTAATTCAAGCTTTGGGCAAAACTCTCCCGATCGCCTGTCATCACTACATGGGAAAAACGCCGCTTTTGCGGGAATTAATCGGAGAATTGGGCTGTTTTCCCTTTGATACCCCTGAAAAACGCCACCGGACTTTTTTTCGGCAAGCAACGGATTTTTTACAGTCCGGACGATGGATCGGTTTATTTCCAGAAGGTGGATCGCCGATGTTAAATTTGACTGCTCCTCGTCAAATTAGCCGTTTTCAGAGCGGATTTGCCCATTTAGCCCTGCGTTGTCCCGTGGAGAATTTATTTGTCTTACCTGTGGCTATTCTCTCCGAGTCGGAAACTGTTATTAGTCCTTTTCCCGTGCGTTTGCTGCGCTGGTTAGATACCACGGAACCTTTATTCGATCAAGATGGTTGGCATCCCGTTGTATTTTATCATCGTGTCAAGGTGGCGATCGGTCGTCCCTATGGAATTACTGAGAGCGATCGCTCAGATTATCAAGGTAAACAAGGAAAAAAAGCCCTTAATCGTTTAATTGGTCATTGTCAGTCGGAAATTAGCGATTTATTGCTGAAAGGGTAG
- the metG gene encoding methionine--tRNA ligase — MNDLNERKTFALTTPLYYVNDVPHIGSAYTTIVADVMARWKRLQGNSVLLITGTDEHGQKIERTAAAKGLNPQEHCDRIATSFANLWAKLHIQYDRFSRTTAPRHQTIVNEFFERVWEKGDIYLDRQQGWYCVACEEFKEKRELLDNGCCPIHTNLAAEWRDEENYFFRLSKYQTQLEQLYQEQPDFIQPESRRNEVLNFVNQGLQDFSISRVNVAWGFPIPHDGKHTIYVWFDALLGYVTALLDPEDEPTLENALAKWWPIDLHLIGKDILRFHAIYWPAMLMSAGLPLPKRVFGHGFLTKDGRKMGKSLGNTLDPFDLVERYGADAVRYYFVKEIELGQDGDFQETRFVNILNADLANDLGNLLNRTLGMVKKYCQNNPPQLTGVDIPNDNHLKNMGINLGGIVEQKYDALQFNQACEEILALIRASNKFIDESAPWSLFKQKQQAAVEQVLYAVLESVRLSAYLLSPIIPTLSSKIYQQLGFVIDFNTFRSEDGENSPDGVSFSQHCQWGLPTNPQLGTPEPIFSKLELPLNDS, encoded by the coding sequence ATGAATGATTTAAATGAGCGAAAAACATTTGCTTTAACAACACCTCTTTATTATGTCAACGATGTCCCTCACATCGGTAGTGCTTACACAACGATCGTAGCGGATGTTATGGCACGATGGAAGCGGTTACAGGGGAATTCTGTCCTCCTAATTACAGGAACCGACGAACACGGACAGAAAATCGAACGGACTGCGGCAGCCAAAGGACTCAATCCCCAGGAACACTGCGATCGCATCGCCACCAGTTTTGCCAATCTCTGGGCCAAGCTACACATCCAGTATGATCGCTTTAGTCGCACCACCGCCCCCCGTCATCAGACAATTGTTAACGAATTTTTTGAAAGAGTCTGGGAAAAAGGCGATATCTATCTAGATCGCCAACAGGGTTGGTATTGCGTCGCCTGTGAAGAATTTAAGGAAAAAAGAGAACTGTTAGATAATGGCTGTTGTCCCATTCATACTAATCTGGCCGCCGAATGGCGCGACGAGGAAAACTATTTTTTCCGTCTCTCTAAATATCAGACGCAACTAGAACAACTTTACCAAGAGCAACCCGATTTTATTCAACCGGAAAGCCGACGTAATGAGGTCCTCAACTTCGTCAACCAAGGACTACAGGACTTCTCCATCTCTAGGGTTAATGTGGCTTGGGGGTTTCCCATTCCCCACGATGGCAAGCATACCATCTACGTTTGGTTTGATGCCCTTCTTGGCTATGTTACCGCCCTTCTCGACCCCGAAGACGAACCCACCCTAGAAAATGCCTTGGCCAAATGGTGGCCGATCGATCTGCATCTGATCGGTAAAGATATATTAAGATTCCATGCCATTTATTGGCCGGCTATGCTAATGTCGGCGGGTTTACCCTTGCCTAAAAGAGTCTTCGGCCATGGCTTTTTGACCAAAGACGGGCGGAAAATGGGCAAAAGTCTCGGTAATACCCTCGATCCCTTCGATTTAGTTGAGCGCTACGGGGCCGATGCCGTCCGTTACTATTTCGTCAAAGAGATTGAATTAGGACAGGATGGCGATTTTCAGGAAACCAGATTTGTTAATATTCTTAACGCAGATTTAGCCAACGATTTAGGCAACCTCCTCAATCGCACCCTAGGCATGGTTAAAAAATACTGCCAAAATAACCCCCCCCAGTTGACCGGTGTAGATATCCCCAACGATAATCACCTTAAGAATATGGGGATCAATTTAGGGGGCATTGTTGAACAGAAGTACGATGCGCTACAATTTAATCAAGCCTGTGAGGAAATATTGGCGTTAATTCGTGCTAGTAATAAGTTTATCGATGAGAGTGCGCCCTGGAGTTTATTTAAACAGAAACAACAAGCAGCGGTAGAACAAGTCCTCTACGCAGTTTTGGAATCAGTAAGACTCTCTGCCTACCTACTTTCACCGATAATACCGACCTTGAGCAGTAAAATTTATCAACAACTGGGTTTTGTTATTGATTTTAATACTTTCAGGTCGGAGGACGGAGAAAACTCCCCTGATGGTGTCTCTTTTTCCCAACACTGTCAATGGGGATTACCCACAAATCCACAACTAGGAACACCTGAACCGATCTTTTCTAAACTAGAACTGCCGTTAAACGATTCCTAA
- a CDS encoding NYN domain-containing protein, with the protein MFDDYDTAPVFTPEQVLENRGRVAIFIDGSNLFYAALQLGIEIDYTKLLCRLTAGSRLLRAFFYTGVDRTNEKQQGFLLWMRRNGYRVIAKDLVQLPDGSKKANLDVEIAVDLMALVGSYDTAVIVSGDGDLAYAADSVSYRGARVEVVSLRSMTSDSLINVADRYVDLDQIKEEIQKTSKHHVSYNNFPVSVLDQDRSSR; encoded by the coding sequence ATGTTTGATGATTATGACACAGCCCCAGTCTTTACCCCCGAACAAGTGCTAGAAAATCGCGGTCGTGTGGCGATTTTCATCGATGGTTCTAATTTATTTTATGCAGCTCTGCAATTAGGTATCGAAATTGACTACACCAAATTACTTTGTCGTTTAACTGCCGGTTCTCGTCTCTTGCGGGCCTTCTTTTATACTGGAGTTGATCGCACTAACGAAAAACAGCAGGGATTCCTCCTCTGGATGCGTCGCAACGGCTATCGAGTCATCGCTAAAGATCTAGTACAATTGCCCGATGGTTCCAAAAAAGCCAATCTCGACGTGGAAATCGCCGTGGATTTAATGGCTCTAGTGGGTTCCTATGATACCGCAGTCATTGTCAGTGGTGATGGGGATTTAGCCTATGCTGCCGATTCCGTTAGTTACCGTGGTGCGCGAGTGGAAGTGGTTAGTTTGCGATCGATGACCAGTGATAGTTTAATTAATGTGGCTGATCGCTATGTTGATTTAGATCAAATCAAAGAAGAAATTCAAAAAACCAGCAAACATCACGTTAGTTATAATAATTTCCCCGTCAGCGTCTTGGACCAAGATCGTAGCAGTCGCTAG
- a CDS encoding DNA double-strand break repair nuclease NurA, with protein sequence MLDLAKLAAKMPGISQHFQQEVAASRERVQRAKILLEQAQQQQEKLLELYDNWHDRLIFSVALPIEPLDTRITILPPPESHSVFATDGSQIAPSHHEIAYCYLINIGRIMLHYGQNLHPLLDSIPEVYYKSEDLYISKQWGIRVDEWMSYRRTVLESQMLAEMATRWVKPPGAHYEPNLALVDGSLIYWFIDSLPPEAKDLILPPIFQSWDDLKSARIPLIGYISASRSTEGLNFLRLQSCPHDTPNCLINCGDLEPDKTPCRVVDPLRDASVWGYLLEPGQRSPFWRSSLKILDLYGDEHRIYFCYLHVGTEIARVEVPAWVVEDRELLDRSLSILLAQVLKGYGYPIALAEAHNLAVIKGGDRLRFFALLEQQMIKVGLQDVGTSYKEARKRSSIA encoded by the coding sequence ATGCTCGATCTTGCGAAATTAGCGGCAAAAATGCCAGGGATTAGTCAACATTTTCAACAGGAAGTGGCAGCTAGTCGTGAGCGAGTGCAAAGGGCTAAAATTCTTTTAGAACAGGCTCAACAGCAACAGGAAAAACTGCTAGAACTCTATGATAACTGGCACGATCGCCTAATTTTCTCCGTAGCGCTACCGATCGAACCTCTCGACACCCGCATTACTATCCTTCCCCCTCCCGAAAGTCATAGCGTTTTTGCCACGGATGGTTCCCAGATTGCCCCTTCCCACCACGAAATCGCCTACTGTTATCTAATTAATATCGGTAGGATCATGTTGCACTATGGTCAAAATTTACACCCTCTCCTCGATAGCATTCCCGAAGTCTATTACAAATCAGAAGACCTCTACATTTCTAAACAGTGGGGTATTCGCGTGGATGAGTGGATGAGTTATCGTCGGACGGTATTAGAAAGCCAAATGTTAGCGGAAATGGCTACTCGTTGGGTAAAACCCCCCGGCGCCCATTATGAACCAAATTTAGCCCTCGTGGATGGTTCTTTGATCTATTGGTTTATCGATAGTCTCCCCCCGGAAGCAAAAGATTTAATTTTGCCACCGATTTTTCAGTCTTGGGACGATTTAAAATCAGCTAGAATCCCGCTTATAGGTTATATTAGTGCTTCTCGTAGCACGGAAGGCTTAAATTTCCTGCGTTTACAATCTTGTCCCCATGATACTCCCAATTGCTTGATCAATTGCGGTGATTTAGAGCCAGACAAAACCCCTTGTCGCGTTGTCGATCCTCTCCGGGATGCCTCTGTCTGGGGTTATTTATTGGAACCGGGGCAAAGAAGTCCTTTTTGGCGCAGTTCTTTGAAAATCCTCGATCTTTATGGGGATGAGCATCGTATTTACTTCTGTTATCTCCATGTGGGGACGGAAATCGCTAGGGTAGAGGTTCCTGCTTGGGTGGTGGAGGATCGAGAATTACTCGATCGCTCTTTGAGTATTTTACTGGCCCAGGTGTTAAAAGGTTATGGTTATCCGATCGCCTTAGCGGAAGCGCACAATTTAGCGGTGATTAAAGGTGGTGATCGCCTGCGTTTTTTTGCCCTTTTGGAACAACAAATGATTAAAGTCGGTTTACAGGATGTGGGAACATCTTATAAGGAAGCGAGAAAACGCAGTAGTATTGCTTAA
- the rpsL gene encoding 30S ribosomal protein S12 gives MPTIQQLIRDERSKAKRKTKSPALKQCPQRRGVCTRVYTTTPKKPNSALRKVARVRLTSGFEVTAYIPGIGHNLQEHSVVLIRGGRVKDLPGVRYHIIRGTLDATGVKNRQKARSKYGTKRPKPAAK, from the coding sequence ATGCCCACCATTCAGCAATTAATACGCGACGAAAGATCCAAAGCGAAAAGAAAAACCAAATCTCCCGCCCTCAAACAATGCCCCCAACGCCGGGGAGTTTGTACAAGAGTATATACCACCACACCGAAAAAACCCAACTCAGCCCTACGGAAAGTGGCTAGGGTACGTTTGACCTCTGGATTTGAGGTGACAGCCTACATCCCGGGCATCGGTCATAACCTACAAGAACACTCGGTCGTCCTCATTCGCGGCGGTCGGGTCAAAGATTTACCCGGAGTCAGATATCACATCATTCGCGGCACCCTCGATGCCACCGGGGTGAAAAACCGTCAAAAGGCGCGCTCTAAGTACGGAACCAAACGCCCCAAACCCGCCGCTAAATAA
- the rpsG gene encoding 30S ribosomal protein S7 produces the protein MSRRKNVKKRPIPPDPVYNSCLVSMTIRRIMRSGKKSLAANIVYDALKTVGERTGQEPLEVFEKAVKNATPLVEVKARRVGGATYQVPMEVRSNRGSTLALRWLVHYARTRGGKTMAGKLANEIMDAANETGGTIKKREETHRMAEANKAFAHYRY, from the coding sequence ATGTCTCGCCGTAAAAACGTCAAAAAACGTCCTATTCCCCCAGATCCCGTTTACAATAGCTGTTTAGTCAGCATGACCATCCGCCGGATCATGCGATCGGGCAAAAAATCCCTGGCCGCTAACATCGTCTACGATGCCCTAAAAACCGTCGGCGAACGTACCGGTCAAGAACCCCTAGAAGTATTTGAAAAAGCCGTTAAAAACGCCACCCCCCTAGTGGAAGTGAAAGCCCGTCGGGTCGGTGGAGCCACCTATCAAGTACCGATGGAAGTACGGAGCAACCGTGGTAGTACATTAGCACTACGCTGGTTAGTCCATTATGCTCGGACTAGAGGCGGCAAAACCATGGCTGGTAAACTAGCTAACGAGATCATGGATGCGGCCAATGAAACGGGCGGCACGATCAAAAAACGGGAAGAAACCCACCGGATGGCAGAGGCAAACAAAGCCTTTGCCCACTATCGTTACTAA
- the fusA gene encoding elongation factor G, translated as MARTIPLERVRNIGIAAHIDAGKTTTTERILFYTGVAHKLGEVHDGTAITDWMEQERERGITITAAAISTSWQDHRINIIDTPGHVDFTIEVERSMRVLDGVVAVFCSVGGVQPQSETVWRQADRYKVPRIAFVNKMDRTGANFFKVYEQLRDRLRTNAVPIQMPIGAESELSGIIDLVKMRAYIYKDDLGKDIEETDIPEDLLKKAEEFRLQLVEAVAEADEELLEKYLEGEELTEAEIKRGLREGTIAGTIVPVLCGSAFKNKGVQLLLDAVVDYLPSPSEVAAVKGILPDGSEAIREAKDDAPFSALAFKIMADPFGRLTFLRVYSGVLAKGSYAYNSTKGTKERIARLIVLKSNERIEVDELRAGDLGAAIGLKNTITGDTLCDEKNPVILESLFIPEPVISVAVEPKTKQDIEKLSKALQALSDEDPTFRVKVDPETNQTVIAGMGELHLEILVDRMLREYKVEATVGAPQVAYRETVRKPVRAEGKFIRQSGGKGQYGHVVIELEPGEPGSGFVFVSKIVGGAIPKEYINPSEQGMKEACESGIVAGYPVIDLKATLVDGSFHDVDSSEMAFKIAGSMAIKEAVMKATPVLLEPMMKVEVEVPEDFIGNVIGDLNSRRGQIEGQETEAGIAKVSAKVPLAEMFGYATDIRSKTQGRGIFTMEFSHYEEVPRNVAEAIIAKSKGNG; from the coding sequence GTGGCACGGACTATCCCGCTAGAGAGAGTGCGAAACATCGGAATCGCCGCTCACATAGACGCGGGCAAAACAACGACAACAGAAAGAATCCTGTTCTATACGGGAGTCGCTCATAAACTGGGCGAAGTCCACGACGGAACGGCAATTACCGACTGGATGGAACAGGAACGGGAGCGAGGAATCACGATCACCGCCGCCGCCATCAGTACCAGTTGGCAAGATCATCGCATCAACATCATTGACACCCCCGGCCACGTCGATTTCACCATTGAAGTGGAACGTTCCATGCGGGTACTCGATGGCGTGGTGGCAGTTTTCTGCTCTGTTGGTGGTGTACAACCCCAATCAGAAACCGTCTGGAGACAAGCCGATCGGTACAAAGTACCCCGGATTGCCTTTGTCAACAAAATGGACAGAACGGGAGCGAACTTCTTCAAAGTTTACGAACAATTAAGAGATCGCCTCAGAACTAACGCCGTTCCCATCCAAATGCCGATCGGCGCGGAAAGCGAACTGAGCGGGATCATCGATCTCGTCAAGATGCGCGCCTATATATATAAGGACGATCTGGGCAAAGACATAGAAGAAACCGACATTCCCGAAGACTTATTGAAAAAGGCCGAAGAATTCCGCCTGCAGCTGGTGGAGGCTGTAGCGGAAGCCGATGAAGAACTCCTAGAAAAATATCTAGAAGGTGAAGAACTCACCGAAGCCGAAATCAAACGCGGTCTCAGAGAAGGGACGATTGCAGGTACAATTGTTCCCGTCCTCTGCGGCTCGGCTTTCAAAAACAAAGGGGTACAACTGCTCCTCGATGCCGTCGTCGATTATCTGCCCTCACCCTCGGAAGTAGCCGCCGTTAAAGGGATTCTTCCCGATGGTAGCGAGGCAATCCGGGAGGCTAAGGACGATGCGCCCTTCTCGGCCCTGGCCTTCAAAATCATGGCCGATCCCTTCGGTCGTTTAACCTTCCTGCGGGTCTATTCCGGTGTGTTAGCCAAAGGCAGCTACGCCTACAACTCCACCAAAGGAACCAAAGAACGGATCGCTCGCCTGATCGTCCTCAAATCCAACGAACGGATCGAAGTGGATGAACTGCGCGCCGGTGATCTAGGAGCAGCGATCGGACTGAAAAACACCATTACCGGGGATACCCTATGTGATGAGAAAAACCCGGTTATCCTAGAATCCCTCTTTATCCCCGAACCGGTGATCTCCGTGGCGGTGGAACCGAAAACCAAACAGGACATCGAGAAACTCAGCAAAGCTCTGCAAGCTCTCTCCGATGAGGATCCCACCTTCCGGGTCAAAGTTGATCCCGAAACCAATCAAACGGTAATCGCCGGGATGGGAGAACTGCACCTGGAAATCCTCGTCGATCGGATGCTGCGGGAATACAAAGTCGAAGCGACGGTGGGCGCTCCCCAAGTTGCCTATCGGGAAACTGTGCGGAAACCCGTACGGGCCGAGGGTAAATTTATCCGTCAAAGTGGCGGTAAAGGGCAGTACGGCCACGTCGTCATCGAACTCGAACCGGGTGAACCGGGGTCAGGCTTTGTCTTCGTCTCCAAAATTGTCGGTGGTGCTATCCCCAAAGAATACATCAACCCGTCAGAACAAGGGATGAAAGAAGCTTGCGAATCGGGGATCGTTGCGGGTTATCCCGTCATCGACCTGAAAGCAACCCTGGTAGATGGTTCTTTCCACGATGTGGACTCCTCCGAGATGGCCTTTAAGATTGCCGGTTCCATGGCGATCAAGGAAGCGGTGATGAAAGCTACCCCCGTTCTCCTCGAACCGATGATGAAGGTCGAGGTGGAAGTACCCGAAGACTTCATCGGTAACGTCATCGGTGATCTTAACTCCCGTCGGGGACAAATCGAAGGCCAAGAAACCGAGGCCGGCATCGCCAAAGTCTCCGCTAAAGTTCCCTTAGCGGAAATGTTTGGTTACGCCACTGATATTCGCTCCAAAACCCAAGGACGGGGCATCTTCACCATGGAATTTAGCCATTACGAAGAAGTCCCCCGCAACGTGGCCGAGGCGATTATCGCCAAAAGTAAAGGGAACGGATAA